A region of Paenibacillus thiaminolyticus DNA encodes the following proteins:
- the rsmD gene encoding 16S rRNA (guanine(966)-N(2))-methyltransferase RsmD — protein MRVISGTARGRTLKPVPGMGTRPTTDKVKEALFSMIGPYFEGGRALDLFAGTGGLGIEALSRGAEWAVFIDKDARAVEVVRGNLTATGLADKAEVYRNDARRALKALVKRNLSFHYVFLDPPYRLKDADELLMEMWDSGLLSNDAIVVVEHDASHVYSERVGPLSIWKKADYGDIAVSIYLVDTEASGE, from the coding sequence CTGAGAGTGATATCGGGAACGGCCAGAGGCCGTACGTTGAAGCCTGTGCCCGGCATGGGGACTAGGCCGACGACGGATAAAGTGAAGGAAGCGCTGTTCAGCATGATTGGTCCTTATTTCGAAGGGGGCCGTGCCCTCGATCTGTTCGCCGGAACGGGCGGCCTGGGAATTGAAGCCTTGAGCCGGGGAGCGGAATGGGCGGTATTCATCGATAAGGATGCGAGAGCGGTCGAGGTGGTGCGCGGCAACCTGACGGCCACGGGGTTGGCTGACAAGGCCGAAGTGTACCGCAACGATGCGAGGAGGGCGCTCAAGGCGCTGGTCAAGCGGAATCTTTCCTTTCATTATGTATTTCTCGATCCGCCATACCGGTTGAAGGATGCGGACGAACTGTTGATGGAGATGTGGGATAGCGGCTTGCTGAGCAATGACGCCATCGTTGTCGTCGAGCATGACGCATCTCATGTGTATTCCGAGCGCGTTGGTCCGCTCTCGATCTGGAAGAAGGCGGATTACGGGGATATCGCGGTATCGATATACCTCGTCGATACCGAAGCATCCGGTGAATAA
- the coaD gene encoding pantetheine-phosphate adenylyltransferase, with protein sequence MMTDNYEHACRPRTAVYPGSFDPVTLGHLDIIERAARQFDRLIVAVLNNSSKKPLFSIEERLELLRTVTKRWPNVEVDSFSDLTVNYMDAKNGDVIVRGIRSVTDFEYELQLASTNQKLNPRVETIFMMTNPKYSYLSSSIVKEIAHYGGDISELVAPEVEAALRNKSKH encoded by the coding sequence ATGATGACAGACAACTACGAGCATGCATGCCGGCCCCGGACTGCCGTATATCCGGGCAGCTTCGATCCGGTGACGCTCGGACACCTGGACATAATCGAGCGGGCGGCGAGGCAATTCGACAGGCTGATTGTCGCTGTGCTGAACAATTCGAGCAAGAAGCCGCTCTTCTCCATTGAAGAACGGCTTGAGCTGCTGCGCACGGTGACGAAGCGGTGGCCCAATGTAGAGGTAGACAGCTTCAGCGATCTGACCGTCAATTATATGGACGCGAAGAATGGCGATGTGATTGTCCGCGGTATTCGGTCGGTCACGGATTTCGAATACGAGCTGCAGCTGGCTTCAACGAACCAGAAGCTGAACCCTCGGGTAGAGACGATCTTTATGATGACGAATCCGAAGTATTCCTACCTCAGCTCCAGCATCGTGAAAGAAATCGCCCATTATGGCGGCGATATTAGCGAGCTCGTGGCCCCGGAGGTCGAGGCGGCGCTGCGGAATAAATCTAAGCATTGA
- a CDS encoding nucleoside recognition domain-containing protein: MFSFRTSPASQRLSTLIMGGSAVLLVLCIIAYPDKSFQASLQGLKVWWTIIFPALLPFLILSEMLKAYGWVHGIGVLLDPFMRILFRLPGIGGWAWSVGWTAGYPAGAEAVVHLRRDNELSRLEAERLLGLTHAANPIFMIAVVGVGFLQQAELGLIIAVVHWVSSLFMMFIVRWAGAFHPAADRLHRRRAAPVASKPLWKRMLQAMEQAHRRDGRAFGRLLGDSVTSSVQTLMMIGGFIMMFSVIVQVLRLAVPQEFGVYLLNGLFEVNLGTHSLGSAAFRSSLFQTALIGAVIAWSGISAHLQVHSLTRGTDLRYSRFFLMRLLHAASAFLLTFILWHPLHSLLRLAPPEQEAFRLLDAGNGLGEAPSSWIQCIAELASAPGWLQSLTLVPVLCIFLLIGMAVSLFVGRWKRT; the protein is encoded by the coding sequence ATGTTCTCATTCCGCACATCGCCTGCTTCCCAGCGGCTGTCCACGCTCATCATGGGGGGCTCTGCGGTACTATTGGTGCTATGCATCATCGCTTATCCGGATAAATCCTTTCAAGCCTCTTTGCAGGGGCTGAAGGTCTGGTGGACCATTATATTCCCGGCCCTGCTGCCGTTCCTTATACTGTCCGAAATGTTGAAGGCCTACGGCTGGGTGCATGGCATCGGCGTGCTGCTGGATCCGTTCATGCGGATACTGTTCCGGCTTCCCGGGATCGGCGGCTGGGCCTGGTCCGTCGGTTGGACAGCAGGATATCCTGCTGGCGCCGAAGCGGTCGTCCACTTGCGGAGAGACAATGAATTGTCCCGCCTTGAAGCGGAGCGGCTGCTCGGGCTGACTCATGCCGCCAATCCCATTTTCATGATCGCCGTCGTCGGAGTCGGCTTCCTGCAGCAGGCCGAATTGGGGCTTATTATTGCGGTCGTGCACTGGGTTTCTTCCCTTTTTATGATGTTTATTGTGCGTTGGGCGGGAGCTTTTCATCCCGCTGCGGATCGCCTTCACAGACGGAGAGCGGCACCCGTTGCTTCCAAGCCGCTATGGAAGCGGATGCTGCAGGCGATGGAGCAGGCACACCGCCGGGACGGACGTGCGTTCGGCCGGCTGCTCGGCGATTCCGTCACTTCTTCCGTCCAAACGTTGATGATGATCGGCGGATTTATCATGATGTTCTCTGTCATTGTCCAGGTGCTGCGGCTTGCTGTCCCCCAGGAATTCGGCGTGTATCTGCTGAACGGCCTGTTCGAGGTGAACCTTGGCACGCATTCGCTCGGCTCGGCCGCCTTCCGTTCTTCTCTCTTCCAGACCGCCCTTATCGGCGCCGTCATTGCATGGAGCGGAATCAGCGCCCATCTGCAGGTCCATAGCTTAACCCGAGGAACCGACTTGCGGTACAGCCGCTTTTTCCTGATGAGGCTTCTCCATGCCGCGTCTGCCTTCCTGCTCACGTTCATCCTGTGGCATCCGCTTCACAGCCTGTTGCGGCTTGCGCCGCCGGAGCAAGAAGCGTTCCGGCTGCTGGATGCCGGGAACGGGCTCGGGGAAGCTCCTTCCTCCTGGATCCAGTGCATTGCCGAACTGGCTTCTGCGCCAGGATGGCTGCAATCGTTGACGCTTGTCCCGGTTCTATGTATCTTCCTGCTCATTGGAATGGCCGTGTCGCTCTTTGTCGGACGATGGAAGCGCACCTGA
- a CDS encoding YlbL family protein, translating into MENEFRSYGRQPNSPRFRGWKWIFAAIVLFYVVVYMPTPYVIYTPGSAEEVKPFINVEGGDETEEGTFLLTTVRRTYANLALIAWRAFDPNAEFGKKEEALQGRTEQEYINEQLFNMSNSQMVAILAAYNQVGIPYKIESEGIYVLFNNKQLADNEFITNDRIMEVEGQKVNGFDDLQAALKERTAGETIQAVVEREGKLVQVKAKLVELRDQTGSGKQRIGFGLAYGEKKKVVPEDNKHSVTFHESDIGGPSAGLMFTLELINRLTPGDLTKGYRIAGTGTIDPSGKVGPIGGVKHKVVAADREGAVLFLVPSGNYEEAKTKMDKMDTKMKLVQVDTLQDALEAVKQLQPAS; encoded by the coding sequence ATGGAAAATGAGTTCAGATCGTACGGGCGGCAGCCAAATTCTCCCCGCTTCCGCGGATGGAAGTGGATCTTCGCGGCGATCGTGCTGTTCTATGTCGTTGTGTATATGCCGACGCCGTATGTGATTTATACGCCAGGAAGCGCTGAAGAGGTGAAGCCGTTCATCAATGTGGAAGGCGGAGACGAGACGGAGGAGGGCACGTTCCTTCTCACCACGGTAAGAAGAACGTATGCCAATCTGGCGCTGATTGCGTGGCGGGCCTTCGATCCGAATGCCGAATTCGGCAAGAAGGAAGAAGCGCTTCAAGGGAGAACCGAGCAGGAATATATCAATGAACAGCTGTTCAACATGAGCAACTCGCAGATGGTCGCGATATTGGCGGCGTATAATCAGGTAGGCATTCCGTACAAGATCGAATCCGAAGGCATATATGTTCTCTTTAACAATAAGCAACTGGCTGATAATGAATTCATTACGAATGATCGGATTATGGAAGTGGAAGGCCAGAAGGTGAATGGTTTCGATGATTTGCAGGCCGCCTTGAAGGAGCGGACAGCTGGGGAGACGATTCAGGCTGTCGTTGAGCGGGAAGGCAAGCTGGTGCAGGTCAAGGCGAAGCTTGTCGAACTCCGGGATCAGACCGGCAGCGGCAAGCAGCGGATTGGCTTCGGTCTTGCTTACGGGGAGAAAAAGAAGGTTGTGCCTGAGGATAACAAGCATAGCGTAACCTTCCACGAATCCGATATCGGAGGGCCTTCGGCCGGCTTGATGTTCACGCTGGAGCTGATCAACCGCTTGACTCCGGGGGATCTGACGAAGGGCTACCGGATCGCCGGCACCGGCACGATTGATCCGTCGGGGAAGGTTGGCCCGATCGGCGGCGTGAAGCATAAGGTCGTGGCTGCCGACAGGGAAGGGGCGGTCTTGTTCCTGGTGCCTTCCGGCAACTATGAGGAAGCAAAGACGAAGATGGACAAGATGGACACGAAGATGAAGCTGGTGCAGGTCGATACGCTGCAGGATGCGCTGGAGGCGGTGAAGCAGCTCCAGCCGGCTTCGTAA
- a CDS encoding nucleotidyltransferase, whose amino-acid sequence MKTVGVVVEYNPLHNGHLYHLQQSKLAAEAEAAVAVMSGHFLQRGEPALADKWARTDMALAAGVDLVLELPVAYAVQPAEWFAFGAVATLQATGVVDALCFGSESGDLKRLRGAAKALAREPDGFAGRLRAELKAGRSYPAAYAAAAGPVLDGGEAAAGSAAEPGAHWLTQPNNSLGLHYLLAMRRLNSDMKPLTIPRREAGYHDAEAPEGTIASATAVRRLWSGSGELAAAARYVPESTLRILEREHASGRAPLNWEAFRRELFYRLYLLPPEELARYLEVTEGLEHRIKQALQTLEDPGVEPLIAKLKTKRYTRTKLMRTLAHILLHHDKFHFGPDALVTGPAYVRVLGFTERGRHLLKRMKRCAELPVVLNMTRDNSHLGGRAGLEADSRATAAYANAFRGWEARAAFRDYYEPPRRF is encoded by the coding sequence ATGAAAACGGTCGGAGTCGTTGTTGAATATAACCCGCTGCATAACGGGCATCTGTATCATTTGCAGCAATCGAAGCTGGCGGCTGAGGCGGAAGCCGCCGTCGCGGTCATGAGCGGCCATTTCCTGCAGCGGGGCGAGCCCGCGCTGGCCGACAAATGGGCGCGCACCGATATGGCGCTGGCAGCCGGCGTCGACCTTGTGCTGGAGCTGCCGGTCGCATATGCCGTCCAGCCGGCCGAATGGTTCGCCTTCGGCGCGGTAGCGACGCTGCAGGCGACCGGCGTCGTCGACGCGCTGTGCTTCGGCAGCGAATCCGGCGACCTGAAGCGGCTGCGCGGGGCCGCCAAGGCGCTGGCCCGCGAGCCGGACGGATTCGCCGGCCGGCTGCGCGCCGAGCTGAAGGCCGGGCGCAGCTATCCGGCCGCCTACGCCGCCGCGGCCGGACCGGTGCTGGACGGCGGCGAAGCGGCCGCCGGCAGCGCGGCGGAGCCTGGCGCGCATTGGCTGACCCAGCCGAACAATTCGCTCGGGCTGCACTATTTGCTGGCGATGCGGCGGCTGAACAGCGACATGAAGCCGCTGACGATTCCGCGCCGCGAAGCCGGCTATCACGATGCGGAGGCGCCGGAAGGCACCATCGCCAGCGCCACCGCCGTCCGGCGCCTCTGGTCCGGCTCCGGGGAGCTGGCTGCGGCGGCCCGCTATGTGCCGGAGAGCACGCTTCGCATTCTGGAACGGGAGCATGCTTCCGGCAGGGCGCCGCTCAATTGGGAAGCGTTCCGCCGCGAGCTGTTCTACCGCCTCTACCTGCTCCCGCCCGAGGAGCTGGCGCGGTATCTGGAGGTGACCGAAGGGCTCGAGCACCGCATCAAGCAAGCGCTCCAGACGCTGGAGGATCCCGGCGTTGAGCCGCTGATCGCGAAGCTGAAGACGAAGCGCTATACCCGGACCAAATTGATGCGAACCTTAGCCCATATCTTGCTGCATCATGATAAATTTCATTTCGGGCCGGACGCCCTCGTCACGGGTCCCGCTTACGTGCGAGTGCTCGGCTTCACCGAGCGCGGGCGCCATCTCCTGAAGCGAATGAAGCGCTGCGCGGAGCTTCCCGTCGTCCTCAACATGACGCGCGACAACAGCCATCTGGGCGGCCGCGCCGGCCTGGAAGCGGACTCCCGCGCCACCGCCGCCTATGCCAACGCGTTCCGCGGCTGGGAAGCGAGGGCCGCCTTTCGTGACTATTATGAGCCGCCCCGCCGGTTCTAA
- a CDS encoding YceD family protein, which translates to MNIHFRDIAAKGRETRIQSAFSANDVVRDRKDISIPDPVTVDLTARAEGEGQVGVRGQLTARLELVCSRCLTSFTETYVIPFDEQFKLTDSTDLSPEEEEDDVTAVTEDLIDLQPYVEVALLLALPFAPLCSESCKGLCPTCGTNRNEQSCGCSNERIDPRLAGLQDFFKK; encoded by the coding sequence ATGAACATTCATTTTCGGGACATTGCCGCAAAAGGACGGGAAACCCGTATTCAATCGGCATTTTCCGCTAACGATGTGGTTCGGGACCGCAAAGATATTTCCATACCCGACCCGGTGACCGTGGATTTGACGGCCAGGGCGGAAGGCGAAGGACAGGTTGGCGTGCGTGGCCAGCTGACCGCGCGGTTGGAACTGGTATGTTCGCGTTGTTTGACGTCGTTTACCGAGACATACGTCATTCCGTTCGATGAGCAATTCAAGCTGACAGACTCTACTGATCTTTCCCCGGAGGAAGAGGAGGACGACGTCACTGCGGTGACGGAAGACCTTATCGACCTGCAGCCTTATGTGGAAGTCGCGCTTTTGCTGGCCTTGCCGTTCGCGCCGCTGTGCAGCGAATCGTGCAAGGGCTTGTGCCCTACTTGCGGCACGAACCGCAATGAGCAGTCCTGCGGCTGTTCGAACGAGCGCATTGACCCGAGACTGGCGGGGTTACAAGATTTCTTCAAGAAATAA
- the rpmF gene encoding 50S ribosomal protein L32, with protein sequence MAVPQRRTSKTRRDKRRTHFKLSVPGMVKCAQCGELKLAHHVCKVCGTYKAREIIKQ encoded by the coding sequence ATGGCAGTACCTCAAAGAAGAACGTCGAAGACTCGTCGTGACAAGCGCCGTACGCACTTTAAATTGTCTGTGCCTGGCATGGTGAAGTGCGCACAATGCGGAGAGTTGAAATTGGCTCACCATGTATGCAAAGTGTGCGGAACATACAAAGCAAGAGAGATCATCAAACAATAA
- the fapR gene encoding transcription factor FapR — protein sequence MPKRQRQQQLAKIIEENPFVTDQELTRMLKVSIQTIRLDRMELAIPELRERLKMMAEQTYDQVRSLPLHEVIGDIVDLQLDHSGISYFEIREEHVFSRTHIARGHHLFAQANSLAVAVINDEIALTATADIRFIRRVRLGEKCIAKAYVRSGSGERSKAKVEVFTYVGKELVFQGNFIIFRSGAMNGSEGGDEHENRH from the coding sequence TTGCCGAAGCGACAGCGTCAACAGCAGTTGGCGAAAATCATTGAGGAAAATCCGTTTGTAACCGATCAGGAACTGACCCGCATGCTGAAGGTCAGTATCCAGACCATTCGCCTCGACCGGATGGAGCTGGCTATCCCGGAGCTGCGGGAACGCTTGAAGATGATGGCGGAGCAGACTTACGATCAGGTGCGGTCGCTGCCGCTGCATGAAGTGATCGGTGATATCGTCGATCTGCAGCTGGATCATAGCGGCATCTCATATTTCGAGATACGCGAGGAACATGTCTTTTCGCGGACGCATATCGCCCGAGGCCACCATTTGTTCGCGCAGGCGAACTCGCTGGCCGTGGCTGTTATCAACGACGAGATCGCGCTGACGGCCACGGCGGACATCCGGTTCATCCGGCGGGTGCGCCTCGGGGAGAAATGCATCGCCAAGGCGTATGTCCGATCCGGGTCGGGGGAGCGGAGCAAGGCGAAGGTGGAGGTATTCACCTATGTCGGCAAGGAGCTGGTGTTCCAGGGCAACTTTATCATATTCCGTTCAGGCGCGATGAACGGCAGCGAAGGAGGAGACGAGCATGAGAATCGCCATTGA
- the plsX gene encoding phosphate acyltransferase PlsX has product MRIAIDAMGGDQAPECNVQGVLAAAQAWSDIELLLVGDEARLEPLLSSRPANVRIVHAASTIEADDEPVKAVRRKKDASMVVAGRMVREGEADCMISAGNTGALMTTGLLVVGRMAGVERPALSPMIPTMDGRGVLALDLGANMDAKPEHLVQYALMGSIYREKVHGIPKPRVGLLNVGTEAMKGNELTKQVYPMLEELPIHFVGNVEARDVLEGSCDVLVCDGFVGNVLLKSLEGTAGSLFSVLKQEFTRSWYTKLAAAVLMPGLKRLKKMMDYKEHGGAPLLGLNGLVLKAHGSSDARAIENAVRQARTALQHDLIHTIATEIGGNTSGK; this is encoded by the coding sequence ATGAGAATCGCCATTGACGCCATGGGGGGAGACCAAGCTCCGGAATGCAATGTGCAAGGGGTTCTTGCCGCGGCGCAGGCATGGTCTGATATCGAGCTGCTGCTGGTGGGGGACGAGGCGAGGCTGGAGCCGCTGCTGTCATCCCGCCCCGCGAATGTCCGCATCGTTCATGCGGCGAGCACGATCGAAGCGGATGACGAGCCCGTCAAGGCGGTCAGACGCAAGAAGGATGCTTCGATGGTTGTCGCCGGACGAATGGTGCGGGAAGGGGAAGCGGACTGCATGATCTCGGCCGGGAACACCGGCGCGCTCATGACGACGGGCCTGCTGGTCGTCGGCCGGATGGCCGGCGTCGAGCGGCCGGCGCTGTCGCCGATGATACCGACGATGGACGGGCGCGGCGTGCTGGCGCTCGATCTGGGAGCGAACATGGATGCGAAGCCGGAGCATCTCGTGCAGTATGCGCTGATGGGCAGTATTTACCGGGAGAAGGTGCATGGCATTCCGAAGCCCCGCGTCGGGCTGCTCAACGTCGGCACGGAAGCGATGAAGGGCAACGAGCTGACGAAGCAGGTATATCCGATGCTGGAAGAGCTGCCGATTCATTTCGTCGGCAATGTGGAGGCGCGCGATGTGCTGGAAGGCAGCTGCGACGTGCTCGTATGCGACGGGTTCGTCGGCAATGTGCTTCTGAAGTCGCTGGAAGGCACGGCCGGCTCCTTGTTCAGTGTGCTGAAGCAGGAATTTACCCGTTCCTGGTATACGAAGCTGGCTGCCGCGGTGCTGATGCCGGGCTTGAAGCGTCTGAAGAAGATGATGGATTACAAGGAGCACGGCGGTGCGCCGCTGCTCGGGCTGAACGGACTGGTGCTCAAAGCCCACGGTTCTTCGGACGCGCGGGCGATCGAGAATGCGGTCCGCCAGGCGCGCACGGCGCTGCAGCATGATCTTATTCATACGATTGCAACGGAAATCGGAGGGAATACAAGCGGGAAGTGA
- a CDS encoding beta-ketoacyl-ACP synthase III, producing MKLRSVGIIGTGKYVPERVLTNEDLEKMVDTNDEWIVTRTGIKERRIAADHEATSDLAYHAAQKALKAAGITAEQLDLIVVTTITPDMAFPSTACLLQERLGAKRAAAFDLSAACSGFIYGLANASNFIAMGTYQYALVVGAECLSRITDYTDRNTCILFGDGAGAAVLGPVPEGRGFQSFELGADGGGKELLKLEGGGSRYPASHQTVDDKRHYIYMNGREVFKFAVRVMGNAADEALRKAGKTKEDIDLLIPHQANTRIIHAAIERLNLPEEKCVINLPKYANTSAASIPLALAEAVEEGRVKEGDTLLLVGFGGGLTWSASVIQW from the coding sequence ATGAAATTGCGTTCGGTAGGCATTATCGGTACGGGGAAATACGTACCTGAACGGGTCTTGACCAATGAAGACTTGGAGAAGATGGTCGATACTAATGACGAATGGATTGTAACCCGGACCGGGATTAAAGAGCGGCGTATTGCAGCCGACCATGAAGCGACGTCGGATTTGGCGTATCATGCCGCCCAGAAGGCCTTGAAGGCGGCCGGGATAACGGCCGAGCAGTTGGATCTTATCGTCGTCACGACGATTACGCCGGACATGGCTTTCCCGTCTACGGCCTGCCTGCTTCAGGAGCGGCTCGGCGCCAAGCGCGCCGCGGCCTTCGACCTGTCGGCGGCTTGTTCGGGTTTCATTTACGGGCTGGCGAATGCGAGCAACTTCATCGCGATGGGCACTTACCAATATGCGCTCGTCGTTGGGGCGGAATGTCTGTCCCGAATTACGGATTATACAGACCGGAATACGTGCATCCTGTTCGGAGACGGTGCCGGAGCCGCCGTGCTCGGTCCCGTTCCGGAAGGCCGCGGCTTCCAGTCATTCGAGCTGGGCGCGGACGGCGGCGGCAAGGAGCTCTTGAAGCTGGAAGGCGGAGGTTCCCGTTACCCGGCATCGCATCAGACGGTAGACGACAAACGCCATTATATCTATATGAACGGCAGGGAAGTATTCAAGTTCGCGGTGCGCGTCATGGGCAATGCTGCCGATGAGGCGCTCAGAAAGGCGGGCAAGACGAAAGAAGACATTGATCTGCTTATCCCGCATCAAGCGAATACCCGGATTATTCATGCCGCGATCGAGCGTCTGAATCTGCCGGAGGAGAAATGCGTCATTAATTTGCCGAAGTATGCGAACACGTCGGCAGCATCGATACCGCTCGCTTTGGCGGAAGCGGTGGAGGAAGGCCGGGTGAAGGAAGGCGACACGCTTCTTCTCGTCGGCTTCGGCGGAGGCTTGACTTGGTCGGCCTCGGTTATTCAATGGTAG
- the fabD gene encoding ACP S-malonyltransferase, whose protein sequence is MGKLAFVFPGQGSQEVGMGKDVYDAVPAAREAFETADRVLGFPLTEMIFEGPESGLKQTSNTQPALLATSWALYQALERHGIRPDYVAGHSLGEYGALVAAGVLRFEDAIAIVRQRGQFMEQAVPSGQGAMAAVLGAERERLGALCDDISAAGTPVEMANLNCPGQIVVSGSREGIDAAVERGKEAGAKRVIPLEVSGPFHSAMMKPAAERLGEALRAIEMQDACIPVIANVTARPVTEAEQIRGLLVEQVFSPVLWEDSVRYLIDQGVDTFVEIGSGKVLSGLIKKIDRSVRIVSINSLEAIEAYE, encoded by the coding sequence ATGGGCAAATTGGCATTTGTCTTTCCTGGACAAGGCTCGCAAGAGGTAGGCATGGGCAAGGATGTGTACGATGCCGTTCCGGCGGCGCGGGAAGCGTTCGAGACAGCGGACCGGGTATTGGGATTCCCGTTGACCGAGATGATATTCGAAGGTCCGGAGAGCGGCTTGAAGCAGACGTCGAACACGCAGCCGGCGCTGCTGGCGACGAGCTGGGCACTCTATCAGGCACTGGAGCGCCATGGCATCCGGCCGGATTATGTAGCCGGACACAGCTTGGGCGAATACGGCGCGCTTGTGGCAGCCGGTGTGCTCCGCTTCGAGGACGCGATCGCGATCGTGCGCCAGCGCGGCCAGTTCATGGAGCAAGCGGTTCCGAGCGGCCAAGGCGCTATGGCGGCGGTGCTTGGCGCCGAACGCGAACGGCTGGGAGCCCTGTGCGATGATATCTCCGCCGCCGGGACTCCGGTCGAGATGGCGAATCTCAACTGTCCGGGCCAGATCGTCGTGTCCGGATCCCGCGAAGGGATCGACGCGGCGGTCGAGCGCGGGAAGGAAGCCGGAGCGAAGCGGGTCATTCCGCTCGAAGTGAGCGGACCGTTCCATTCCGCGATGATGAAGCCGGCGGCCGAGCGGCTCGGCGAGGCGCTGCGGGCAATCGAGATGCAGGATGCGTGCATTCCTGTCATCGCGAATGTGACCGCCCGTCCGGTCACCGAGGCCGAGCAGATTCGCGGCTTGCTGGTTGAACAGGTATTTTCGCCTGTCCTCTGGGAGGACAGCGTCCGCTATTTGATCGATCAAGGCGTGGACACGTTTGTCGAGATTGGGTCGGGCAAAGTGCTGTCCGGTCTCATCAAAAAAATCGACAGATCGGTGCGCATCGTCTCCATCAACAGTCTAGAGGCGATCGAAGCATACGAGTGA
- the fabG gene encoding 3-oxoacyl-[acyl-carrier-protein] reductase, translated as MSSLEGKIALVTGASRGIGRAIAIHLAEAGADVVVNYAGSEAAAAETAAAIAALGRRAVTVKANVGKMEEADQLVKTILEQFGKIDILVNNAGITRDNLIMRMKEEEFDQVIETNLKGVFNCIKAVTRPMMKQRSGRIINISSVVGVLGNPGQANYVAAKAGVIGLTKASARELASRGITVNCVAPGFIETDMTDVLPEDMKAQLLGQIPLGKLGQPAHIAKAVRFLASEDAEYMTGQTIHVDGGMYM; from the coding sequence ATGTCCAGCTTGGAAGGAAAAATAGCGCTCGTCACAGGAGCGTCCCGCGGTATCGGCCGGGCGATTGCCATTCATTTGGCGGAAGCCGGAGCCGATGTCGTCGTTAATTATGCCGGAAGTGAAGCGGCGGCGGCCGAGACGGCGGCAGCGATTGCGGCCCTTGGTCGTAGAGCTGTCACGGTAAAGGCCAACGTCGGCAAGATGGAGGAAGCCGATCAGCTTGTCAAGACCATATTGGAACAATTCGGAAAAATTGACATTTTGGTGAATAATGCCGGCATTACAAGAGATAATTTAATTATGCGGATGAAAGAAGAAGAGTTCGATCAGGTGATCGAGACGAATCTGAAGGGCGTCTTCAACTGCATCAAAGCCGTGACGCGCCCGATGATGAAGCAGCGCTCCGGCCGCATCATCAACATTTCATCCGTCGTCGGTGTGCTGGGCAATCCCGGACAAGCCAACTACGTGGCGGCCAAGGCGGGAGTCATCGGCTTGACGAAGGCGTCGGCCCGCGAGCTTGCTTCCCGGGGCATTACCGTCAACTGCGTCGCGCCGGGATTTATCGAGACCGACATGACCGACGTGCTTCCGGAAGACATGAAGGCGCAGCTGCTCGGCCAGATTCCGCTTGGCAAGCTCGGCCAGCCTGCGCATATCGCCAAAGCGGTGCGTTTCCTGGCGTCGGAGGACGCGGAGTACATGACCGGCCAGACGATTCACGTCGATGGCGGCATGTATATGTAG
- the acpP gene encoding acyl carrier protein, with translation MSAEVFERVKRIIVERLGVDEAEVTLEASFKDDLGADSLDVVELVMELEDEFDMEISDEDAEKITSVGEVVNYIQSHK, from the coding sequence ATGTCAGCAGAAGTGTTTGAGCGAGTGAAGCGCATCATCGTTGAGCGCCTTGGCGTGGATGAAGCGGAAGTAACACTGGAAGCATCTTTTAAAGATGATCTTGGCGCTGATTCCCTCGATGTTGTGGAATTGGTCATGGAATTGGAAGATGAGTTTGATATGGAAATCTCTGATGAAGACGCAGAGAAGATTACTTCGGTAGGAGAAGTAGTGAATTACATACAATCTCATAAGTAA